From Mytilus edulis unplaced genomic scaffold, xbMytEdul2.2 SCAFFOLD_310, whole genome shotgun sequence, one genomic window encodes:
- the LOC139509582 gene encoding uncharacterized protein codes for MDTDFYKEKVLEQLNDEEYYKQITNNPDKATKKRLKKLIKDYNQCLTEKEIAYLCDFDPKESNFYGLPKVHKNAQIQNTVRDQNNIYVETFGPADLKLSPIIAGPESLTQRLSHFIDLVIKHLCPSIPSYIKDDMAFLNHIPAIVLEETLLTSFDVTSLYTNIPHDLGLTAVKYRIEEKRDEIDSRFETNFILEATKIVLEENTFYFDGNKYRQIKGTAMGTKVVPTYANLVMGYLEQQMYRQISVQFDQNFCDYVIKFWKRYLDDCIIFWSRSEKDLYKFKDLINSLHPSIKFTMETSDTQLPFLDFLILKSGRHIKTDIYYKSTDAHQYLNFHSCHPSHTKRNIPYCMARRICAIVTDHNIRGVRLKELKGHLTQQLYPDGLIESGIRKSKLLTLQELRTPKVKDTDETLKKIPFVSTHDP; via the coding sequence ATGGATACCGacttttataaagaaaaagttttggAACAGCTTAATGATGAGGAATActacaaacaaataacaaataacccGGATAAAGCAACTAAAAAGAGATTAAAGAAACTGATAAAAGACTACAATCAATGTCTAACCGAGAAGGAAATAGCGTACTTGTGTGACTTTGATCCGAAAGAGAGTAATTTTTATGGACTTCCAAAAGTACATAAAAatgcacaaatacaaaatacTGTTCGAGATCAAAACAATATTTACGTTGAAACATTCGGTCCCGCCGATTTGAAATTAAGTCCAATTATAGCCGGACCGGAATCATTAACTCAAAGACTAAGTCATTTTATCGACCTTGTTATCAAACATCTATGTCCGTCAATTCCAAGTTATATCAAAGATGatatggcatttttaaatcacatTCCTGCCATAGTTCTGGAAGAAACACTATTAACAAGCTTTGATGTTACAAGTCTATACACAAATATCCCCCATGATCTAGGTCTTACAGCCGTAAAATACAGGATCGAAGAAAAACGGGATGAAATTGACAGTAGATTTGAAACAAACTTCATACTAGAAGCTACCAAAATAGTTCTGgaagaaaatacattttatttcgaCGGAAACAAATACAGACAAATTAAAGGTACAGCCATGGGAACTAAAGTTGTCCCCACATACGCAAATTTAGTGATGGGATACTTAGAGCAACAGATGTATCGACAAATATCTGTCCAATTCGATCAAAATTTCTGTGATTATGTCATTAAATTTTGGAAAAGATACTTAGATGACTGTATAATATTTTGGAGCAGATCAGAAAaggatttatataaatttaaagaccTTATCAACTCCTTACACCCGTCGATTAAATTCACCATGGAAACCAGTGACACACAACTACCATTTTTGGATTTCCTCATCTTAAAATCAGGCAGACATATAAAAACGGATATTTATTATAAATCCACAGACGCCCATCAATACTTAAATTTTCATTCGTGTCATCCGTCCCATACAAAACGAAATATACCTTACTGTATGGCCAGACGGATTTGTGCTATAGTAACTGACCATAACATTCGAGGAGTACGTTTGAAGGAATTAAAAGGCCATTTGACACAACAGCTATACCCAGATGGTTTAATCGAAAGTGGAATTCGAAAATCTAAACTATTGACACTTCAAGAACTACGAACCCCGAAAGTGAAAGACACGGACGAAACCTTAAAGAAAATACCGTTTGTTAGTACACATGACCCGTAA